TCTCCCGGCGGCACCTACGACAACCAGCCCGCTCTCGCCGTCGCCTCCGACGGCACGCTGTGGACGGCCTACGTGCGCTACGTCAACCGGAAGGCGGACGAGGTCGTCGCCGTCCCGCGTCAAGGCGATCGCGTTTCGGCCCCTCAGGCGATCTCGTCGCGACCGGGCCAGTACATCCGGCCCGCCGTCGCCGCCTCCGGAAAGGACGTCTGGTGCGTCTGGACCCGGACCGAGCCGGACCGGGTGGCCTCGATAGAATTCAGCCGATGGCACGACGGCGCCTGGTCGCCCGCCCGGCGGCTCCTTCCCGACGAGACGCGCCCCCATCAGAATCCCGAGATCGCCGCCGGCCCGGACGGCCGCGTCGCCGTCGTCTGCCAGATCCACGTCGGCCGCGAATATGACATTGCGCTTCTTCTCTGGAACGGGAAGGAGTGGCTCGCGCCCCAGATCCTGAGCGCCCCGGGCGCCAACGACTGGGATCCCGCGGTCGCCTTCGACGCCCAGGGTCGGTGGAACGTCGTCTGGTGCGCCTTCGACCGGGGCGACTACGACGTCTGGTTCCGGCGCGAGGGCGCGGCGCCCCGCCGCCTGTCGGCCCGCGGAGAATACGATCTGCACCCGTGGATCGCGGCCGCGCCGGACGGAACGCTCTGGACGTCGTGGGACGTGGTGCGCATCCCGCGGCACGGCAATTCGGGGCGCACGACGATCACCGGGGCCAACCGGCCTTACGACAAGGTCGAGGGCGGCTATCAGGACGGGACGACCCTTTCGGTGGTCGAAGTCCGGGTCATCGACGGGGACGCCGTGCGCCGTCCGGGGCGGCCGCGCGACGAAATCCAGGCGCCTCAAGGCTACCGGATCGCCCACACGGCGCTGGCGAAGGTGGCCGTCGCGCCGGGCGGCGAGCCGTGGGTGTTCCACCGCGTGCTCCGCCGGGCCGCCCGAACGGGGGGCATCGGCTTCTATTGGGATCTGGTCGGCCGGCCCTTCCGCGAGGGACGCTGGGGCGAGCCCGTGCGATTCGAAGGGGCGGACGGCTATCTCGAGGAGCCCTCCTGGGCGGCGGGGCCGGGCGGGCTCTTTGTCGCCTACGGCGGCGAACGGCGGATTGCGCACATCCCCCCCAGGCCGGTCCAGGACAAACCCGAGGCCCCGACGATTCACGACGAGTCCGTTCCCCACGACCATCACCGGGACTTCGACGCGAGCCGGGGATGGAACGGAGAAGTGTATCTGGCCGCGGTGACGGACGCCTCCGCTCGGGGCCCCAACGCGTCCGATCTGCCGGAAGCTCCCCCGCCGGCCGAAGCCGGGGTGGCGGATCTGCCGCGGGTGGAGCCCTATGAAGTGACCGTGGGCGGAAAGACCTACCGCCTCCTCTGGGGAGACACCCACCGCCACTCCAACGTTTCCCGATGCAGCCAGGGGAACGAGCCGTCGCCGGACGATCTTTATCGCTACGGAACCGATATCTGCCGGTACGACTTTTTCGCCCTGAGCGATCACGCGGAGGACCCGCGGCAGGCCGGCTACGACGTGATCGACTACTATTGGTGGAAGCAGCAGAAGCTCGCGGACCTCTACCACGTGCCCGGGTTCATGAGCGTGCTTTACAACTTCGAGTGGTCCCTCACGTACCCGCACGGCCATCACAACACGATCTTTCCTTCGCGCCCGACGATCCGGCTGGACCGGAGCCTGGCGGCCTCCTCGACGCTGGCCGGAGGCTGGAAGTTGCTCGAGAAGAACGGCCTGCGCGCGATCACGATCCCCCATACCGGAGCGGATCCCGGCATGGGCACGGCGTGGGAAGTCCAGGATGACCGCTACCAGAGGCTCTGCGAGATTTTCCAGGCCTGCCGGGGTTCCTACGAGCATCCCGGATGTCCCCGGGAGTTCTTCAACACCCGCAACAAGAAAGGCTTCTACTGGAACGCCCTCGAGAAAGGCTACCGCATCGGCGTCATCGCCTCGAGCGACCACGGGTTCGGCGTGGCGTACGCCTGCGTCTACGCGCCGGAGAACACGCGCGAGGCGGTCTGGCAGGCGATGTGGGACCGGCGCACGTACGGGGCCACGACCTACGGGCTGGTCCTGGACCTCAGAAGCGGCCAACGTTGGATGGGCGAGGCATGGACGTCCGAGGACGCGCCGGAGCTTGAAATTTACGTGCGCGGGGCCAAGCCTCTGCGTTCGATCGAGATCCTGGGCCGCTCCCGGGTGCTCTATTCGGAAGGGAGCGTCGAACGCCCGCTCCATGTCGCGGAACGGCGCCTGCGCTGGACCGACCCCGAGTGGGCGGCGCAGGAGAAAGAGCAGTGGTACTACGTGCGCGTGATTCAGGTGGACGACGAGATGGCGTGGTCGAGTCCCGTCTGGGTCCAGCCGGCGCGGCCGCGGCGCTAGCGCCCGACGCGTCGGCGCGCCGCCGAGCCGCCTTGACACGCTTCCGGCTCCGTCGTTAGGCTCGAGGCATGCTCCTCCGAGCCCTGGCGCTCGCGACGCTCGCGGCCCTTCTCTCCTGCGCGTCCGCCCGGCCCCGTTTCGCCTTCGATCCGGAGCGCGAGGAAGGCGTCCATGGCGGCGTGGACGTGGAATGGTGGTACCACTTCGGCTGGCTCTCCGGCGAGGCGGGCGGCCGGTGGGCGTGGTTTTCCTCCTTCTTCCGGTATCAGCCCAAGGAAGGGCCTCTCGTCCGCTACCTCATTTATGACCTCACCGACCTGGAAACGGGGGAGCGCAGCTACGTCTCGCGCGTCGGGGCGGAAGCGCTTCCCGCGATCGCCGCGGTGACCGGAAACCCGAAACCGCCGGAGCCCCATGGAGTGATTCCCGGCGCGCCCCGGGAGCGGCCGGGGGATCCCCTGCGCCTGACGTACGGGGACGATCTCTTCGAGCGAACGGGCCCGGGCGCGTACCGCCTCAAAGTCGGCCCCGTGGATCTGGAACTTCGCGCGCAGGCCCCGCCCATCCCCGTGGAGGGGACAGGGCTGACGGGCCTCCACCGGCCCGACGACATGCACTATTACACGATCCCGCGGCTGGCCGCCGCCGGGGCCGTCCGCGGCCGCCGGGCCGCCGGGACGTTCTGGTACGACCATCAATGGGGCGCCTCCTGGGTCGGCCCCACGATCGGATGGTCCTGGTGGGGGCTTCAGTTCGACGACGGAACCAGCGCCAACGCCTACGTCCTGCGGGACGTCGCCTCGGGGTCGGTCCATCGTTCGATCCTCACGTGGAACGACGGTCGGGTCGAACGGCTCGAAGCCCGGCCGCTCGAGGAATGGCAGGCGCCTTCCGGAACGCGCTATCCGATTTCGTGGGAGCTTTCCGCGGGCCGGTATCGCCTGAAGATCGAACCTCTCTTCAAGAATCGCGAGTGTCCCATTCTCGGCGGAACGACGATTTGGGAGGGACCGGTCCGCGTTTCGGGCAGCCTTTCCGGCCGCGGGTTCCAGGAACTCGTGGGGTACTCGAGGCGATAGCTCCGCCGGAACGCCGCCCGCTCACTCCTGAAAGATCGGAAGATAGCGGAACGGGATCTGAAGGACGAGGGTGGCGCACGAGGTGCCGAACGCCCCGCCGTACCCGTCCTGTTCCCATCCCCCGGTCTGCCGGTTCTGGGACTGAAGCAGCTCGTTGCGCACGACGGCGTACCCGCGGGTCCAGAAGACCGGCTCGCGGCGCTTGGCGAAGAAGCAGGCCTGTCCCGCGTAGAGGTGCGCGTAGTAGTCGTGGTGGCCGCCGCGCCCCCGGCGGCCCGTGAGGAAATCCATGAGGGCGGACATGCCGCGCTTGACTTCCGGAGCATCGTAGAGGCCGTACATCGCGAAGACGCACATCCCCGCCGCCGTCAGGGCGTAGGTCCCCCCCGACCCGCGCGACCCCAGACTGTAGGCGATCGTCCCGTCCGGATAGCTCGACCGGCGGATGTAGTCGATGCCTTTGTCGATCACGCGTTTGTTGACGGCGATGCCGCCGTTGCGGGCGGAGCGGAGCGCCTGCACCTGCGTGATCGTGACCGATCCCTCATGGCCGTTGGGCAGCGGCTCGTAGGTCCATCCGCCGTTGGGGTCCTGGCTCTGCTCGATGATGGCGACGGCCTTCTGGAGGCGCTCCTTGACGCTTTCGTCCCCCAGGTCCACCATGTCTCCGCACATCCCGTAAAGCTCGGCCAGGAACCAGGTGGCGTACCCGTGGCCGTGCATTCCCGAACCGCCGAGCCCCCGTCCGGCCGCTTCGTTGATGTA
Above is a window of Planctomycetota bacterium DNA encoding:
- a CDS encoding lipocalin family protein; this encodes MLLRALALATLAALLSCASARPRFAFDPEREEGVHGGVDVEWWYHFGWLSGEAGGRWAWFSSFFRYQPKEGPLVRYLIYDLTDLETGERSYVSRVGAEALPAIAAVTGNPKPPEPHGVIPGAPRERPGDPLRLTYGDDLFERTGPGAYRLKVGPVDLELRAQAPPIPVEGTGLTGLHRPDDMHYYTIPRLAAAGAVRGRRAAGTFWYDHQWGASWVGPTIGWSWWGLQFDDGTSANAYVLRDVASGSVHRSILTWNDGRVERLEARPLEEWQAPSGTRYPISWELSAGRYRLKIEPLFKNRECPILGGTTIWEGPVRVSGSLSGRGFQELVGYSRR
- a CDS encoding prenyltransferase; protein product: MNRREFLKAAALGVPAWAAAQEDSAPGAFQEVTPEQVQAIRRGLEWLARNQYTSGAIGSTCQVAFTGLAGLAFLASNSTPVRGPYAKNVRRCLQFILKCCSRSGYINEAAGRGLGGSGMHGHGYATWFLAELYGMCGDMVDLGDESVKERLQKAVAIIEQSQDPNGGWTYEPLPNGHEGSVTITQVQALRSARNGGIAVNKRVIDKGIDYIRRSSYPDGTIAYSLGSRGSGGTYALTAAGMCVFAMYGLYDAPEVKRGMSALMDFLTGRRGRGGHHDYYAHLYAGQACFFAKRREPVFWTRGYAVVRNELLQSQNRQTGGWEQDGYGGAFGTSCATLVLQIPFRYLPIFQE